A stretch of the Vigna radiata var. radiata cultivar VC1973A chromosome 7, Vradiata_ver6, whole genome shotgun sequence genome encodes the following:
- the LOC106766404 gene encoding 17.4 kDa class I heat shock protein-like, translating into MSMVPKANPFEDSPFTALSTSGLSGHGSFGSGQFKWEETAEAHVLKGEVPGLRREEMKVEIENGTVLQVSGERVVETEEDSDACHSLHRGISKFKKCFTIPPHTQPDDMMASMENGVLTITLPKLNPPIAISN; encoded by the coding sequence CCAAAAGCGAACCCCTTCGAGGACTCCCCTTTCACGGCGCTTTCCACCTCCGGCCTTTCCGGGCACGGGTCGTTTGGTAGCGGGCAGTTCAAGTGGGAGGAGACGGCGGAGGCGCACGTGCTGAAGGGCGAGGTGCCGGGGCTGAGGAGGGAGGAAATGAAGGTGGAGATAGAAAACGGAACAGTGCTTCAGGTGAGCGGAGAGAGGGTGGTGGAAACAGAAGAAGACAGCGACGCCTGCCACAGCCTCCACCGCGGAATCTCGAAGTTCAAAAAGTGTTTCACGATCCCTCCCCACACCCAACCCGATGACATGATGGCCTCCATGGAAAACGGCGTTCTCACCATCACTCTGCCCAAGCTCAACCCTCCCATCGC